A region of Culicoides brevitarsis isolate CSIRO-B50_1 chromosome 1, AGI_CSIRO_Cbre_v1, whole genome shotgun sequence DNA encodes the following proteins:
- the LOC134836828 gene encoding protein arginine N-methyltransferase 1-like → MLKNMWDDQKILTYASLFKNPTRGSTRGTSRTRSEAFHVDFNVNKEPLSRGLIRGRRILDRNWKPVVPKPPKIDTSNEPTAEKEEDYFKSYDKITIHREMLQDTVRTEAYQRAIMENSMYFKDKIVMDVGCGTGILSLFAAKAGAALVIGIDASNIIDLAQKVLDDQPADVASRIVLVKSKVEDITELPKGIKYVDIIVSEWMGYCLLFESMLDTVIYARDKWLKKGGLMYPDKVSLYVAGMQDRERRDQERSWWYNAYDFNLSAMRKWTDKTAIVEQVDKRKIVTNHCLLKEFDLNTVRVKDLTFKASMKLDVEAECEIQAIVAYFTAEFNHCHTQILMTTTMDERLTHWKQTVFYLKENFIVKENDKVTGEFILRPNKFNRRKLDFQIILNHIGYNKTYYTKENFVMY, encoded by the exons atgttgaaaaacatgTGGGATGACCAGAAAATTCTCACTTACGCttcgttatttaaaaatcccaCACGAGGTTCGACACGAGGAACGTCTCGGACTCGATCAGAAGCATTTCATGTCgattttaatgtaaacaaGGAGCCTCTTAGTCGCGGTTTGATCCGAGGTCGTCGTATTTTGGATCGAAATTGGAAGCCAGTAGTTCCAAAACCCCCAAAAATTGACACATCCAATGAACCGACAGCCGAAAAGGAAGAAGATTACTTCAAATCTTACGATAAAATAACCATCCATCGTGAAATGTTGCAGGATACGGTCCGCACGGAAGCCTATCAACGAgcaattatggaaaattcGATGTATTTCAAGGATAAAATTGTCATGGATGTCGGTTGTGGCACGGGAATTCTCAGTTTATTCGCTGCCAAGGCAGGAGCTGCTTTAGTAATTGGCATCGATGCTTCCAACATCATCGATTTGGCGCAAAAAGTGTTGGATGATCAACCGGCAGATGTGGCATCGCGCATCGTCTTGGTCAAATCAAAGGTCGAGGACATCACGGAATTGCCAAAGGGCATTAAATATGTCGACATTATCGTCAGCGAGTGGATGGGATATTGCCTGCTCTTCGAATCGATGCTCGATACGGTCATTTATGCGCGAGATAAATGGTTGAAAAAGGGCGGACTGATGTATCCAGATAAGGTGTCGTTGTACGTTGCCGGCATGCAGGACAGAGAGCGACGCGATCAGGAACGATCTTGGTGGTACAATGCGTATGACTTTAATTTATCGGCGATGCGCAAATGGACGGACAAGACGGCAATTGTTGAGCAAGTTGATAAACGGAAAATCGTAACGAATCATTGTTTGCTCAAAGAATTCGATTTGAACACAGTGCGAGTCAAAGATTTGACTTTTAAGGCATCCATGAAGCTGGATGTCGAAGCAGAGTGTGAAATTCAAGCAATTGTCGCTTATTTTACGGCAGAATTTAATCATTGtcacacacaaattttaatga CTACCACCATGGACGAACGCTTAACGCACTGGAAACAAACAGTCTTTTACCTCAAGGAAAATTTCATCGTGAAGGAAAATGACAAAGTCACGGGAGAATTCATTCTGCGACCCAACAAGTTCAATCGTCGCAAACTTGACTTCCAAATAATCCTCAATCACATTGGCTACAACAAAACCTACTACACAAAGGAGAATTTTGTCATGTATTGa